The Achromobacter spanius genome includes the window TCGGCATTCAAGCGCGCGCTGGTTTTCGCCAAGGAAATGGGCGCAACCATCACGCTTATCCGCGCTATTCCGGAGGACCATCTGCTGGTTCACCAGGCTGAAATGCTGGGCACCACGCAAACGCATCACACCGACCAGACGCGCAAGAACGCGGAAAACTACCTGAACGGTCTTGAAATGGAAGCCCGCCACGCGCTGGTGCCGTGCAATTGTGTCGTGCTGGTCAACGACCACCCGCACGAGGCCATCGTGGAAACCGCGAAGGGCCAGGGGTGCGACCTGATCATCATGGGGTCGCACGGGCGTCACGGCATGACGGGCTTTCTGCTGGGTAGTGAAACGCAGCGCGTGCTGGCCAAGACGCGGCTGCCCGTGCTGGTGTTCCGCTAGGGCGCGGTGTGGCGTGGCCTGACGCGGCCCGGCCTGACGCGGCCCGGCCTGACGCGGCTCGACCGAGCTCCCAGGCCGGACGTCCTTTGCCGTCAGCCCGCCGGCTCCAGCGCGTGCTGGAAGGTGAAGCTGTCTGCGTAGATGTGGTCCAGGCTGGCGCCGCGTCCGGCCAGCACGTGCTTGGCGTCTTGAATCATGGCGGGTGCGCCGCACAGGTAGATCGCGTGTTCGGAAAGGTCGTCGTGGTCTTGCGCCACGGCGTCCTGCACATGGCCGCGCCGCCCCTGCCAGCTTGCGTCCGCGCGCGACAGCACCGGCACGAAATTGAATTCGTACAAGCGCCCCGCCCAGCCCGCGATTTCGTCTTGCAGATACAGGTCCGCCTGCGTGCGCATGCCCCAATACAGGGTCACGGGCGGGCAGTCTTCCTTGTCCAGCAAGGATTCCAGGATGGCCTTGATCGGCGCGATGCCGGTGCCCGTGGCCACCATGATGAGCGGGCGCCAATCTTCCTCGTGGTAACTGAACACGCCCAACGGCGCCTCGATCGTCAAGGCCGCACCGGCCTGCGCCTGGCCCAGCCATTGGTCGGTGTAGCGGCCACCGGGAATACGACGCACATGGAAGTCGACCATCCCATCCGAGGGCACGGACGCCATCGAGAAACTGCGCGTTTCACCATCCGGCAGCAGCACGTTCATGTACTGGCCCGGCACATAGTCCAACCCGCCGTCGGGCAGCGCCAACGTCAGGTGGATGATGTCGTCCGTGTAGGCGTCGATGCGGTGCACGGTGGCGGCCAGTTGGCGCGGCTCGGGAAACACCTGGCGGCTGCTGGGCACGCTGATGCATAGATCGCTTTCGGCGCGCGCCTGGCAGGCCAGCGCGTAGCCCTCGGCAGCTTCCTCCGGCGTCAACGCCATCGGGAATTCGTCATAGCGCACCGCGCCGGATTCCAGCTTGATGCGGCAGGTGCCGCAGCCGCCGAACGTACATTCGTGCGGCAGCTTCACCGCCGCGCGTTCGGCGGCGTCCAGCAGCGATTCGTCGGCGCCGGCGACGAAGGCGGCGCCGGTCTGCAGGATGTGCACGCGGTATGCCATGACGGGCCTCGCTTATTTCTTGATGTCGGCCTGCACCAGCACTTTCATGCCGCGCGGCTCCAGCAGTTCGGCCAAGGCCGCCAACGCAGCCAGGCCCGCCTGCGTGTCCTGTTCACCATTGCCGCCGCTCAAGCCCACGCCGCCGATCACCTCGTCATTCACCACGATGGGAAAGCCGCCCACGAACACGGCGAACTTGCCGTCAAAGCTCCATTGGATGCCGAACGCTTCGTTGCCGGGCAGCGCGGGTCCGTTGGGCGGCGTGTTGAACAGATGCGTCGAACGCTTGTGGCCGGCGGCGGTAAAGGCCTTGTTCCAGGCGATTTGCGGGCCGGTGATGCGCGCGCCATCCATGCGTTCCAAGGCGATGGGATAGCCGCCGTCGTCCACGATGCAAATGGATTCCAGCACCCCGATGGCTTCGGACTTGGCCATGGCCGCACGCACCATCACGCGCGCTTCTTCCAGTTCCAAGCGGTAAATCTGTTTCATAGTCGTAGCCTCTTCAGTGATTGATCGCGCGCGCTCAGCCGGCGCGGTAGATGGTTTTGATTTGCGTGTAGAACTCCAGGCCCACGCGGCCGGATTCCCGGAACGTGGACGTGCTGGAATGCTTCAAGCCGCCAAACGGCGCGTTGATCAGGTTGCCGGTGGTGGTGCGGTTGATCTTCACCGTGCCCGCCTGGATGTCGCGCGCGAATCGATGTGCGTAGCGCGCGTCGGTGGTGGCGATGGCGGCGGACAGGCCGTATTCGGTGTCGTTGGCCTTGGCGATGGCGTCGTCATAGCCGTCGACTTCAATCAGCGCAATCACCGGCCCGAAGATCTCTTCGCGCGCGATGCGCATTTGCTGGGTCACGTCGGTGAAAAGCGCGGGCGTGACGTAGTAGCCGCCGTCAAAGCCTGGGCCGGTCAATTGCTCGCCGCCGCACAGGTGCGTGGCCTCTTCCTTGCCGATCGCCACGTAGCTCAGCACGTTGTCCAACTGCTTGCGAGTGGCCAGCGGCCCCAAGTCAAAGTTGCCTTCCAGGCCATTGCCGATGGTCAGCGCCTTGACGCGCGCCACCAGTTTTTCGGTGAACGCCTGGCGCACCTTGGCATCCACCAGCACGCGGCTGGTACCCGTGCAGGCCTGGCCGCTTAGCGAAAAGCCGCCTTTCACCGCCAGGTCCACGGCGCGGTCCATGTCGGCGTCGGCCAGCACGATCAGCGGGTTCTTGCCGCCCAGTTCCATCTGCGTGCGCGTCGTCAGGCCGGCGCTGCGGTGGATCTGTTCGCCCGCGGCGGTGGACCCGGTGAACGAGATGGCGCGCACGGCCGGCGCGCTGGTGATGGCGGCGCCCACCGCCGCCGCCGGGCCGATCACCAGGTTCAGCACGCCCGCCGGCAAGCCGGCCTGCACAAAGGCTTCGGTCAGGCGGTAGCCCGATAGCGGCGCGTCGGACGACGGCTTGAATACCACCGTGTTGCCGGCGATGAGCGCGGGCGCGATCTTGCGGGCCGGGATGGAAATGGGAAAGTTCCACGGCGAGATCACGGCCGCCACGCCCAGCGGTTCGCGCTGGCTGTAAACCACCATGTCCGGGTCATCGTTGACGAAGGTTTCGCCAGTAAAGCTCTGACCTTCGACGGCATAGAAACGGATCGTTTGCGCCGAACGCAGCACTTCGTCCTTGGCCAGGTTCAGGCCCTTGCCCTCTTCGCGCGTCAGTTCGCGGGCGAATTGGTCCGCGTGGTCTTCCAGGTACTGCGCCGCGCGAAACAGAATGGCCGCGCGCTTCGAGATCGGCATGTCGCGCCAGGCGGCAAAGGCGGCATCGGCCGCCTGCACCGCGCGCCGCGCGTCGTCGGCGTCCGATACCGGGAAGTTGCCCACGATGTCGCTGGTGTCGGCCGGGTTGATGTTGGGGGCCGTGCGGCCGGTGGCGCTGGGCACCCAGGCGCCGCCGATATGGTTCATGAAGGTTTGCTGCGAAAGATCGTCCACGGAAGCGCTTCCTATGCCGGTACGGGAGTGGCCCGAAATGGGGCGTCTGAGGTAATTTCTGAACATTGTATACTTTAATCTCTAGCGATCGATACGTGAAAACCCCAGCCACGCCGTGAAAAAGGGGCCAACAGGCCCCTTCGTGGTTGGCGTGGGTGCGGCCCCGGTCAACTCCAGATCAGCACCGCGCAGATGGTGGACACGGATAGCGCCAGCACTACCGGCAGCAGCAGCGCCCGCACCAGCGACAACACGTTCACGCGGGCAAAGCCTGCCACCGCAATCAACGAAGACCACGCGATCAGCGTGCCGCCACCCGTCCACACCGCTCCCATCTGGCCCACCGCGGCGAGCGTCGCGGGGTCCACGCCCACCACCGGACCCAGCGCGCCGGACAAGGTGCCGGTGAGCGGCAGCCCGGCGAAACCGGACCCGTCGATGCCGGTGATCATGCCAACCAGCAAGACGCCGAACGCGACCAGGAAGTGGTTTTCGGGAATCAGGTGCTGACCGGCCGAGATCACTTCGAACAGCAGCCCAGGGGCCTGCGCCTGCGGCACGCCCAGGATCTGCGCCGCCGTTTCGTTCGCGCCGATGAAGAAGAAACCGGCAATCGGCAGGACCGATCCCATGGCCTTGAAGGCAAACACGAAGCCGTCCGTCACATGTTCGGGGCACACGTCCAGCATCTTGCGCGGGCCTTCGGCGGCCAGTGTCACCAGCATCATCACCACGAAGGCGACGCCGCCCACCAGCGCCGCCGCGTCGCCGCCGCGCAAGGCGGGCAGGGTCGGGAACAGCCGGGGCAGCACCATCACGCCGATCACCGCCAGGAAGGCCAGCGGCGTCACCACGGCGAAGGTCTTGGACCAGCGCACCCGGCGCCGTTCTTCCTCGCTGACGGTGGGGCCGCTGGGCAAGGCCGGGTCGGCGCCCATGGTGCCGCGCGCGAGCTCCGCCTTGTCGAACGAGCCGGATTGCTCGATGCGCGCCAGGCTGCCGTCCTGGGCACGCGCCTGCCAGGCGTCCAACAACCCCGCGTTGGCGGGCACGATGTGCTTGCGGATCAACAGATAGGCCGCGGTCAGCGCCACGGCGCCGGTGATCAGCGACAACACCAGCGCACGGTCGGCCACCACGGCCGCGCTGACCGCCGCGCCCGCCGCCTTGGCGCTGATGCTGGGTGCCACGCCAATCACATAGTCCGACGACAAGGCCATGCCCTGGCCGGCGATGGCAATCGCCATGGCGCCTGCCAGGGGCGGCAAGCCGGCGGCGATGGCCGCGGGCAGCAAGATGGCCGACACCAGCGGCACGGCGGGCGTAGGCCAGAAGAACAGCGAGATCACATAGGTACAGAGCGCGATGATGATGAACGACGAATGGCCGCCCCGCATCACGCGCCGAAACGGCTGCACCATGCGCACGTCCGCCTGCAAGGTCTTCAGGGAATTCAGCAGGGCGGTCATGAACGTGATGACCAGGAAGATGTTGAACAATTCCTTGGCCGCCACGAAGCTGGCGGAAAAGATGCCGATCAATGCGCTGATCGGATTGCCGGTAATGGCCAGCACCACCAGAAAGGTGCCGATTACCGATGGCACCACCACGTTGGCCCGCAAAATCATCGTCAGGATGATGGCGGCCACGCTGATCAGATATATCCAGTGAGCAGCAGTGAGCACGACGTCCGCTTGCATGCGTGATTCCCCTTGTGACGTGGCTGTTAGGTCGCCACAATCGGTATACTATATTTCGTTTGGAGGCATACCAATCGAAATATGCAGTGCCTAGGGAAACCGATAATTCTGAAAATTCCATGAATACCGCTTAGAAATTACGGGTTTACCCTGAATTTCGAACGGGATATTCATTGCGATCAAAATCAACCCTCGACTATCGTATACAAGAAAAGGCCTAGGCCATGTCCACCCTGTCTTTCCCTGATTTCTGGCAGTACGCCGCCATGGCCGTGGTGGTGTTTGGCGCCGCTGTGGCGCAGGGCGTGGGCGGTATCGGCTTTGCGATGTTCGCGGCCCCGGTGGCGGCAATGTTCTTTCCGCAACTGGCTCCCGGCCCCCTGCTGACGCTGGGCGGCTTCATTTCACTGTTGACCGCCTTGCGCGAACGGGCCTTTATCGACTGGTCCAACGTGTCGTACGCCTTGGCCGGCCGCGCGGTCGGCACGCTGCTGGCCATCTATGCAATGGCGCGCTTTGCCCCGCAGACCCTGGGCGTGCTGTTCGCCGGCATGATCCTGGTGGCCGTGGCGCTAAGCGTGGCGGGCTTGCGCTTTACCGCCACGCCGGGCCGGGTGTCCGGGGCCGGCGTGGCCTCCGGCATCATGGGGACGATGACGTCGGTGGGCGCCCCGCCCATCGCCATCGTGTTGCAGCACACCACGCCGCCGCAATTGCGGGCCACGCTGGGCGTGGTGCTGTTCCTGGGGTCGATTTTCTCGCTGGCCATGCTGGCGCTGGCCAAGCGCTACACGGGCTACCACCTGGGGCTGGCGCTTAGCCTGGCGCCGTTCCTGCTGGCCGGTTTTGTCGTGTCCAACCGCTTGCGCACGCTGCTGCCACCGCAAGCCGTGCGCGGCGTGCTGCTGGCGGCGTGCGCGCTGGGCGCGGTGGGCGTGCTTGCCAAATCCTTCTGGGGGGCCTGATGCGCCGCGTCGATGCCTGGTCCGCCGCACCGGCTTGCCGTCGCGGCATTCGGCTACACCCGGTAATACAATGCGGACTGTATCCATTAATCCATATCTGCTCGCCATGACCACTTCTCCCGTCAGCCCGCAAGCCGTAGAGACGCTGTCTTCCGCCCCGCTGAAGATCGGCGAGCAGCATCCGCAGTTATTCGCCGTTATCCGGGACAAGCTGCGCGAACGCATCCTCAGCGGGGAATTCACCCCCGGTGACCGCTTGGTGGAAGGCCGCTTGTCCGAAGAAATGGGCGTATCGCGCATCCCCGTGCGCGAAGCGCTGCGCGCCCTGGCCGCCGAAGGGCTGGTCACCATCGAGCCGCGCCGTGGCGCGTCGGTATCGGTGCTGTCCGATGCCATCGCCTACGACATGGTGGAAGTGCGCGCCACGCTGGAAGGGCTGAACGCCAAGCTGGCGGCGCAACGCCGCGACGCCAAAACCGTGGAACGCTTGCAGGAATTCCTGCGCGAAGGCACCGAGGCCGCGCGCGGCGAGCAGTTGGACAAGTTCCTGGCGCTGAACTCCCAGTTTCACGAAATGCTGGCCACCATTGCCGGCAACGTGGTGCTGACGGATCTGATGCGCTCGCTGCGTGACCGCACGGCGCTCTTGTTCGCGCCCAGCAACATGCATCGCGCCAAGGCGAATTGGGATGAACATTCGCAGATCTTGAATGCCGTGATCGCGGGCAATGGCGACCTGGCCGCCTTGCTGGCCAGCCAGCATGTGCACAACGCGGCCAAGGCCTACACAGACGCCCAGCAGCCGCACGACGCGGCTGACTGATCAGTCAAATAAAAGGCGACAGCGCAACGGGCGTTGCGCCCGCCATGTCAGGCGGAGGGCACCGACGCGTCGGCCGCGTCTGACGCCACCCCCACCACCACGCCCTTGCCGTTCTGCACCACCCACGACACCTTCACGTCGCCGGTCACAAAGGTCTGGCAGGCCATGCGGTAGCCGGCTTCGAAGTCTTCGGGACGCAGGTGCTTGCGTTCCTTGGGCTTGATCGCGTCAGTGTGTTCCAGGCCTTCCTCGATACGGCACTTGCAGGTGCCGCACAGGCCGCCCCCGCACTTGAAGGGGATGCCGCCCTTTTCCTTGAGCGAGACGCGCAGCAGGTTGCTGTTCTCAGGCGCCGTGGCGACCTTGCCGCCGTTCGAGACGAATGTAATCTGAACCATGTTTTTTCAATGCCTTGCGACGGTGGCGGCGGGGCGCAGCGTCAAGGTGGATTCCATGCTGCCAAAGCGGGTCAGGTGGGCAAGTTCCTTGCGGGCCGCCTCCACCGACGTGAATGTCTCCAGAAACTTGGCGGGCACGCGGTTGACGACATAGGGAGGAGTTTCTTCCGTCACGACCAGGCGCGTATCGCCGTGCAGCCGCGCGATGCAGAACACGGCCAAGGCCCGCCCGTAGAACTCGTAGTCATACGTTTCGATGATGTCGACGTCGTCGCCGACCTCGGTGCGGAACACGCCGGGCTTGGACGTCAGGATTACGTACACGGCATCCATGGCGCTATGCCTCCCCGTCCTGAACCAGCTCGACATCGTTGTTGAGCCATAGTTGGCAGGCCAGTCGATAGCCCTGGTCAATGCGATCGCCCAACTGCTTCTTCTCTTTCCAGTTGACCGGCGGCAGATGCTCGGCACCCGCCAGCACGCGGCACGCGCACTTGGCGCACTTGCCCATGCCGCATTCGTAGCGCAGATGCGGATACGGAAACTGCTTGATGCCGGCCCGCACCACCAGATTGGTGTTGTCCTTCACCACGTCGGTGTAGGTCTGGCCGCCTTTATGAAATACAACGGTAGGCATGAGTCTGTCGTCCAGGAACTGCGGGCCGCGCGCCGCGCCTGCGCGGCGCGGCTTCGGCGAACATCAATAACAATCAGGCGGCCAGGCCGAGTTCGGGCAGCTTGATCTCGTGCTGCACGTAATCGGTGTAAAGCGCCGTGGTGTACAGCAGCCGCATCTGGGCTCCGATTTCGCAGATCTTCAGGCAGCGCTGTTGCAGGTCGACCGTGTTCGCGTGTTCCAGCACGATTTGATAACCGCGTTCACCGTGGATCTCGTCGGACACGATGTGCAGGTCGAAGAATTCCACTTCTTCGTCGGTGAAGCCGTACTTCTCGCGCAGCGTGGGCGTCTGCTTGCGGTAGATGGACGGCACCTGCGATTCCAGGCCGACCACCAGGCCCGCCACCGCCACGATGGGGTCTTCGCGCATGGCCACGGCATAACACCAGCTTTGCAGCGCGCGCGTGGTGGGCGACATGTTGTCCGGGTTGGTGACCCGTTCGCGCGTGGTGCCGCAGGCTTCGGCAAAGCGGATCAGCAGGTCGGTATGGCGGTCGCCGCCGATCTCTTCTTCATACATATTGGCCAGCAGGAAGTCCTTGGCCTCGGTATAGGTGTCGGGCGTGCGGGCGTAGAGATACCCCAGGTAGTCCGCGAACGGACCCACGTAGTGGTAGTGGTTCTCGGCCCAGCGCGACAGATGTTCGCGGCTGAGCTTGCCTTCGGCCCAGGCAATGGAAAAGGGCGACGCATTGGCGCTCTTGCCCTTGATCGCGTTTTCCAACGCGGTACGGAATTCATCTCGGTTCATCAGTTCTGCCATGACGCGCTCCAGTCCAGTAGGGAGGGATACCAGGCTGGTTTAGCCCGGGCATGTTGAACATTGTATACCGTCTACTGTTTTGAACTGCTAGGGCAATCCCGAAGACGCCACAAAGAAAAGGGGCCGGAGCTCTTTAAATCAAGGGGTTGCGGGAAGGTGGGGCGACAGGAGGCTGGGTGGACGACATCGCGCGCGCTGAGTACAATGAATACATTATCAATGCAATACGGAAATACCATGAATACCCGCCACCCTCTGGGAGACGCCCCCATCGGTCAGCAACTGCTGACGCATTACGCCCGCCGCGATGCGGTGCGCCACGCCACGCCCCTGTTCCCGTCGTCCTGGGCTGAACTGTTTGCCCCGTTCCGCAGCGCTCGCCTGCAACCGCTGCGCGCAGCAGCGCCCACGGTTCGTCGGCACGACGACGAACCGGTGTGTCAGACAGGTTGAAGCATTGCTGACCGGGTAGCGTTGCCCCCGGTCGCCGCACCGGGGAGTCTGCCC containing:
- a CDS encoding universal stress protein, translating into MYRHLLIAVDGSLLSESAFKRALVFAKEMGATITLIRAIPEDHLLVHQAEMLGTTQTHHTDQTRKNAENYLNGLEMEARHALVPCNCVVLVNDHPHEAIVETAKGQGCDLIIMGSHGRHGMTGFLLGSETQRVLAKTRLPVLVFR
- a CDS encoding 2Fe-2S iron-sulfur cluster-binding protein → MAYRVHILQTGAAFVAGADESLLDAAERAAVKLPHECTFGGCGTCRIKLESGAVRYDEFPMALTPEEAAEGYALACQARAESDLCISVPSSRQVFPEPRQLAATVHRIDAYTDDIIHLTLALPDGGLDYVPGQYMNVLLPDGETRSFSMASVPSDGMVDFHVRRIPGGRYTDQWLGQAQAGAALTIEAPLGVFSYHEEDWRPLIMVATGTGIAPIKAILESLLDKEDCPPVTLYWGMRTQADLYLQDEIAGWAGRLYEFNFVPVLSRADASWQGRRGHVQDAVAQDHDDLSEHAIYLCGAPAMIQDAKHVLAGRGASLDHIYADSFTFQHALEPAG
- a CDS encoding GlcG/HbpS family heme-binding protein yields the protein MKQIYRLELEEARVMVRAAMAKSEAIGVLESICIVDDGGYPIALERMDGARITGPQIAWNKAFTAAGHKRSTHLFNTPPNGPALPGNEAFGIQWSFDGKFAVFVGGFPIVVNDEVIGGVGLSGGNGEQDTQAGLAALAALAELLEPRGMKVLVQADIKK
- a CDS encoding aldehyde dehydrogenase family protein translates to MNHIGGAWVPSATGRTAPNINPADTSDIVGNFPVSDADDARRAVQAADAAFAAWRDMPISKRAAILFRAAQYLEDHADQFARELTREEGKGLNLAKDEVLRSAQTIRFYAVEGQSFTGETFVNDDPDMVVYSQREPLGVAAVISPWNFPISIPARKIAPALIAGNTVVFKPSSDAPLSGYRLTEAFVQAGLPAGVLNLVIGPAAAVGAAITSAPAVRAISFTGSTAAGEQIHRSAGLTTRTQMELGGKNPLIVLADADMDRAVDLAVKGGFSLSGQACTGTSRVLVDAKVRQAFTEKLVARVKALTIGNGLEGNFDLGPLATRKQLDNVLSYVAIGKEEATHLCGGEQLTGPGFDGGYYVTPALFTDVTQQMRIAREEIFGPVIALIEVDGYDDAIAKANDTEYGLSAAIATTDARYAHRFARDIQAGTVKINRTTTGNLINAPFGGLKHSSTSTFRESGRVGLEFYTQIKTIYRAG
- a CDS encoding sulfite exporter TauE/SafE family protein, which produces MSTLSFPDFWQYAAMAVVVFGAAVAQGVGGIGFAMFAAPVAAMFFPQLAPGPLLTLGGFISLLTALRERAFIDWSNVSYALAGRAVGTLLAIYAMARFAPQTLGVLFAGMILVAVALSVAGLRFTATPGRVSGAGVASGIMGTMTSVGAPPIAIVLQHTTPPQLRATLGVVLFLGSIFSLAMLALAKRYTGYHLGLALSLAPFLLAGFVVSNRLRTLLPPQAVRGVLLAACALGAVGVLAKSFWGA
- a CDS encoding GntR family transcriptional regulator gives rise to the protein MTTSPVSPQAVETLSSAPLKIGEQHPQLFAVIRDKLRERILSGEFTPGDRLVEGRLSEEMGVSRIPVREALRALAAEGLVTIEPRRGASVSVLSDAIAYDMVEVRATLEGLNAKLAAQRRDAKTVERLQEFLREGTEAARGEQLDKFLALNSQFHEMLATIAGNVVLTDLMRSLRDRTALLFAPSNMHRAKANWDEHSQILNAVIAGNGDLAALLASQHVHNAAKAYTDAQQPHDAAD
- a CDS encoding 2Fe-2S iron-sulfur cluster-binding protein, with the translated sequence MVQITFVSNGGKVATAPENSNLLRVSLKEKGGIPFKCGGGLCGTCKCRIEEGLEHTDAIKPKERKHLRPEDFEAGYRMACQTFVTGDVKVSWVVQNGKGVVVGVASDAADASVPSA
- a CDS encoding ferredoxin produces the protein MDAVYVILTSKPGVFRTEVGDDVDIIETYDYEFYGRALAVFCIARLHGDTRLVVTEETPPYVVNRVPAKFLETFTSVEAARKELAHLTRFGSMESTLTLRPAATVARH
- a CDS encoding 2Fe-2S iron-sulfur cluster-binding protein, with amino-acid sequence MPTVVFHKGGQTYTDVVKDNTNLVVRAGIKQFPYPHLRYECGMGKCAKCACRVLAGAEHLPPVNWKEKKQLGDRIDQGYRLACQLWLNNDVELVQDGEA
- a CDS encoding TenA family transcriptional regulator → MAELMNRDEFRTALENAIKGKSANASPFSIAWAEGKLSREHLSRWAENHYHYVGPFADYLGYLYARTPDTYTEAKDFLLANMYEEEIGGDRHTDLLIRFAEACGTTRERVTNPDNMSPTTRALQSWCYAVAMREDPIVAVAGLVVGLESQVPSIYRKQTPTLREKYGFTDEEVEFFDLHIVSDEIHGERGYQIVLEHANTVDLQQRCLKICEIGAQMRLLYTTALYTDYVQHEIKLPELGLAA